The window TCGCTCCGCAGGATTTTCCTCCTCCACAGCATCCACTACCTTTTATCCCGTTTCCAATCCTTTTTATTACTACATATACACTATAAGTAACAATCATAATACCGGATAGCATACTGATATATTCCATAGCTCCACCTCATTGATTCAATTGATTTAAAAGAATAGTGATCCGATTTGATATATAAGAGCTGCAACTGTCCAAGCCAGCATAAACTGCCCTACCATGGCCAAAAATGTCCAACGATAAGAACCCGATTCTCTTTTTATAGTAGCTAATGTTGCGATACATGGTGTATATAATAGTACAAACACCATAAAGCTGTAGGCTGAAAGAGCTGTAAATGAGTTGTTTATAAATTGATGAAAGTAAGTGCTTTGTGAGGCTATATCCATGTCCCCTAATCCATAAATAATGGCCATCGTACTGACAACTACCTCTTTAGCCATGAACCCTGCAAAGATAGCTACGGTTGCCTGCCAGTTATCAAATCCGAGCGGGGCAAATATCGGAGAAATCACTTTCCCAATCGACGCTAAAAAACTATCATCTATTTCCGAAACGCCATTGAATGAAAAATGCAATAAAACCCACATAATAACGGACATTCCAAAAATAATGGTACCTGCTTTTATTAAAAATAGTTTTCCTCTTTCCCAAACGCGAAGCATAATAGTAGTAGGCTCAGGGATGCGATAAGGCGGAAGTTCTAAGATAAACGGTACATATTCACCTTTTAAAATAGTCTTCTTCAAAATATACCCTAACCCTATAGCAACCAATATTCCTAATAAATACAAAGAAAATACAACTGCACTACTGTTATGCGGAAAGAACACCGTAACAAATATTAAATATACGGGAAGTCTCGCACTGCAGGACATTAAGGGCGTAACAAGCATAGTTACTTTTCTATCATTCTCATCTTCAAGAGTCCTAGCTGCCATTACTGCCGGAACAGAGCAACCGAAGCCTAGAATCATAGGAATAAAAGCCTTACCATTTAAACCAATTTTACGCATCAATCGATCCATAATAAACGCAGCTCTAGCCATATATCCACTATCTTCTATAAGCGATATAAAAAAGTACAGAATAAAAATTTGTGGTACGAAAACGATTACACTTCCTACGCCGCCGATAATCCCTTCAGAAATCATCGAATTAAGGACTGAAGATACTTCAAGAGCAGTTAGCCACTGGTTCACGGATGGTATTAATAGCGTGACAAATAAACTGTCCACCCAATCGACTAATGGTGTACCTAAGATGTCAAAGGTGATTAAAAATACGCCCCACATGATTAATAAAAATATGGGAATTCCAAGTACACGGTTGATTAATATTTTATCGATTGTATCTGTTATGGTGAGCTGACATTCTTTCTTATGCTCAACCACCTTTTGTTTGATTTGAGTAATCATTTCATATCTGTTTTCTATGATTCTGCTAATAAAAGGGCTATCGTGAACTATTTCTTCTAATTCTTGTATAAACGAAGAGTCACTAACATTTGTTTTTATGGTTTGTAAGATTATTTGATCGCCTTCTAATAGCCTAAGTGCGGTCCATCTTAGCCTCTCTTCTTTTATATCACAATTTGAAGAATCTCTTTTTAATAATCTCATTATATTACCTAATATATTTTCTATAGATTGATCATAGATACGAAGAGTGGCTTCTCCTGCGTTTATTTGTTGTTTCTCCGCAACGGCAATTGTTTGATTCATCAACTCTTGTATTCCCATTTGTTTTACAGCGACAATCGGAATCACTGGTACACCTAATAAGTCAGATAGTTTTTGTATATCAATGAGCATACCTCTCTTTTTCGCAACATCCATCATATTCAACGCGATTACAAGTGGCTTGTTAAGTTCTATT of the Desulfuribacillus stibiiarsenatis genome contains:
- the feoB gene encoding ferrous iron transport protein B; its protein translation is MSFTTALTGNPNVGKSALFNKLTGARQHVANWPGVTVEKRIGSLNKSNNQGSVKIVDLPGIYSLTSYSIEEIVTRSYLSDDEPDVIINVIDASNLERNLYLTLQLIELNKPLVIALNMMDVAKKRGMLIDIQKLSDLLGVPVIPIVAVKQMGIQELMNQTIAVAEKQQINAGEATLRIYDQSIENILGNIMRLLKRDSSNCDIKEERLRWTALRLLEGDQIILQTIKTNVSDSSFIQELEEIVHDSPFISRIIENRYEMITQIKQKVVEHKKECQLTITDTIDKILINRVLGIPIFLLIMWGVFLITFDILGTPLVDWVDSLFVTLLIPSVNQWLTALEVSSVLNSMISEGIIGGVGSVIVFVPQIFILYFFISLIEDSGYMARAAFIMDRLMRKIGLNGKAFIPMILGFGCSVPAVMAARTLEDENDRKVTMLVTPLMSCSARLPVYLIFVTVFFPHNSSAVVFSLYLLGILVAIGLGYILKKTILKGEYVPFILELPPYRIPEPTTIMLRVWERGKLFLIKAGTIIFGMSVIMWVLLHFSFNGVSEIDDSFLASIGKVISPIFAPLGFDNWQATVAIFAGFMAKEVVVSTMAIIYGLGDMDIASQSTYFHQFINNSFTALSAYSFMVFVLLYTPCIATLATIKRESGSYRWTFLAMVGQFMLAWTVAALIYQIGSLFF